The following nucleotide sequence is from Wenzhouxiangella sp. XN24.
AGATCGGAGTGGGTTGCGAGGCTTGCCACGGGCCGGGCTCGGCGCACCTCGAATGGACACAGTCGCAACAGTCATGGAAGGCAACGCCGGGGCTCGACGCCTATGGCTTTACCCAGGCCTTCAGAGATACCGAAGCGACGATCCAGCAGTGCGCGAGCTGCCATTCCCGGCGCGAAGCACATGACGATGCTTCTCCCCTCCCCGGCATGCCGTACTACGATGCCTATGGCCTCGCGCTCCTGCAGCCTGGCCTCTACCACGCGGACGGCCAGATCCTGGATGAGGTCTACGTCTACGGCTCCTTCCTGCAGGCGAAGAAGTACGCCAGGGGCGTCGGCTGCCTGAGTTGCCATGACGCCCATAGCGGGAGACCTCCCGCCGAGGGCAACGCCATTTGCACACAATGCCATGCGCCTGCCGGCAACCCTGACTTCCCGACCGTCCGGCGGGCAGAGTACGACACCCCCGCACATCACTTCCACGCGCCGGACTCTGCGGGCGCTCAGTGCAAGAACTGCCACACCCCCGAGAGCGTATACATGGGCAATGACTGGCGCGCGGATCATTCCTTCCGCATCCCGCGCCCGGATCTGTCCGCCGTAAGCGGTGCGCCGGATGCATGCACCCGCTGCCACACTGGTCGCTCATTCGACTGGGCAGCGGCAGAGATAGTGGCGCGCTACCCCGAGAGTCGCAACCGCGGGCGGCATTTCGGGCACGTCCTCGCCGCTGGTCGCGCGGATCCGACGGCCGCGCAAGAAGACCTGGCTTTGCTTGCCGAGGACGGAACGCAAGCCGGTATAGTGCGGGCCAGCGCGATGTGGCTGCTCGAGGGCGCGTCCACTCCGGCGCTGGCCGAGCGCCTCGCGCCGTTACTGTCGGATCGAGATCCGCTGCTGCGGGCCGCTGCAGTGCGGCTGCAGCGCTCCGCCCCGCCCGAGCAGCAGATCATGCGCCTGCTCGAGGCGCTGGCCGATCCGGTCCGCAGTGTGCGGATGGCAGCCGCGCAAGCACTGCTGGGCGCACCGATCGCGCGGCTGCCGCGAGCCACGCAGGCACACCTGGATGCAGCCATGGCAGAGTGGCGCGCCGCCCTGGCCAGCCGTGTCGACTTTCCGGAGACCCACCTGCAGCTGGCCGGCGCAGCCCTGACACTGCGGGCGTTGCCTCAGGCCGAAGCCGCCTTGCGCGAAACCGTCTACCTCGACGGCCAGCGTGTCGAAGCCTGGATCATGCTCGTGCGGATCGCCGCCGCCACCCGCGGCGCAGAAGCTGCTCGCGCAACTCTTGCAGAAGCCCTCGCCGCCATGCCGCAAGACCCTGTTCTCCTCACCCTCCGCGAGGACCTCAAAGGACGCTGACCACAAGTCTCGAGGCGGCTGTACGCTGAGACGTCCAGGCTCCTACAGCAACACCATCGCCGCCAGGACCGCAATCCGCTGGCGGTGGATCCGATGTCAATCAAGGACATCAGGGTGATCGAGACCATCAAGGACGGGCGCACGGTCTTTCGGGCGCAGTGACATCGAGCTGAGTCTCCCTATGCCTCCCGGCGCCAGCCGGGGGGCTGCCCCGCGCTTGGGGTTGACATCCTTTTCGTAATTAATATTATGATTAACGTAAATTAATTATTGTTATTCATTTCCCAGGCGCTGGCGGGACGAAATGAGCATCCGCATCAACCTCGATATCGAGCTGGCCCGGCAAAAAATGTCGCTGACGGAACTGTCGCAGCGAGTGGGCGTTTCGATGACCAACCTGTCCCTGCTCAAGACCGGCAAGGTCAAGGCGATCCGCTTCAGCACGCTCGAAGCCATCTGTCGGGCGCTGGATTGCCAGCCCGGCGACCTGCTCGAGTACGTCCCCGACGGTCCGCATGGAGACCCACGATGAACCGTACCTACGCCCTGCCCGGCTACACCGCCATCGCGCTCGCCGTGCTGTTTCCCATCTATTGGGTGTCCACGCTCGGCCTGGGAGAACAATCCCTCCTCGACGCGTTCATCGCCGACCTCAATCGCGTCAGCGCGCGGGACGCCCTGTTCGTCCTGATCGGCGTGATGGAAATCTATATTTACCTCGCCCTGCGCAAGGTGCTGCTGGAACACCTGCACGGCGGCGTGCCTGCCATCATGTTGTTGCTCATGGCCATCGTCGTGGGCCTGTTTCACGCCACGGTGCTGTTCGACGTCGTCCTCGCGTTCACGCCGGACCTGGCGGAGTCCACCCGCGAAGCCCTGGGCACGACAAGC
It contains:
- a CDS encoding helix-turn-helix transcriptional regulator, which translates into the protein MSIRINLDIELARQKMSLTELSQRVGVSMTNLSLLKTGKVKAIRFSTLEAICRALDCQPGDLLEYVPDGPHGDPR
- a CDS encoding multiheme c-type cytochrome, with translation MSNTLAATFLAASALAQGAPAYVGSKACAACHVEAAQAWAGSHHALAWTLPSHETVAADFDGTEFRHGDMVARFRIEADGYHVAVTESDGVTTDYRVHSVAGIEPLQQYLLETEPGRLQSFDVVWNTQEDRWFHLYPDQVLSPDDGLHWTGPYKNWNARCAECHATGFTKNYDSATRRYSSTQSEIGVGCEACHGPGSAHLEWTQSQQSWKATPGLDAYGFTQAFRDTEATIQQCASCHSRREAHDDASPLPGMPYYDAYGLALLQPGLYHADGQILDEVYVYGSFLQAKKYARGVGCLSCHDAHSGRPPAEGNAICTQCHAPAGNPDFPTVRRAEYDTPAHHFHAPDSAGAQCKNCHTPESVYMGNDWRADHSFRIPRPDLSAVSGAPDACTRCHTGRSFDWAAAEIVARYPESRNRGRHFGHVLAAGRADPTAAQEDLALLAEDGTQAGIVRASAMWLLEGASTPALAERLAPLLSDRDPLLRAAAVRLQRSAPPEQQIMRLLEALADPVRSVRMAAAQALLGAPIARLPRATQAHLDAAMAEWRAALASRVDFPETHLQLAGAALTLRALPQAEAALRETVYLDGQRVEAWIMLVRIAAATRGAEAARATLAEALAAMPQDPVLLTLREDLKGR